One Chryseobacterium indoltheticum DNA segment encodes these proteins:
- a CDS encoding prolyl-tRNA synthetase — translation MKRNIHKNLLGMLKSKGILAVAGGLLLMSCGAQMGGYSETDGVYYDPNKDTLPEGVIINGNEGNRVGEYYDYYQDDSNLVQNAQINAAQQDNRYSNWSNSDWNSNATDSDWGMFAGNETNYYDNSWGMMGWGSPWGWGGGFGSYWGSGWGMGMSFGWGNSWGWGGYNPYWGMGWNNYWGYNPYWGGYYGIPYWGYNSYWGGYNRLPYARSGANGRFGTSGSGSYRTNNSALKGNYNNGSGFRNNNSGMRAGSYRSSNMNNNGGYRSNNGGYRNPNNGMRPNMNNGVRPTRPNYNYNQQQSQPRYRNESTRPSDNGGFRSGGFNSGSSGGGFRGGSSGGGGGMRSGGGGGGFRSGGR, via the coding sequence ATGAAAAGAAATATACATAAAAATTTACTTGGAATGCTAAAATCAAAAGGTATTTTGGCAGTTGCAGGTGGATTGTTGTTAATGTCTTGTGGTGCACAGATGGGTGGGTATAGCGAGACTGATGGGGTGTATTACGACCCAAATAAAGATACGTTGCCGGAAGGTGTCATCATCAATGGTAATGAAGGAAACAGAGTAGGAGAATATTATGATTATTATCAGGATGATTCTAATCTGGTTCAAAACGCGCAAATAAATGCTGCTCAACAAGATAACCGCTACAGCAACTGGAGTAATTCTGATTGGAACAGTAATGCTACCGATTCTGATTGGGGAATGTTCGCAGGTAACGAAACCAACTACTACGATAATTCGTGGGGAATGATGGGTTGGGGCTCACCTTGGGGCTGGGGCGGAGGCTTCGGTTCTTATTGGGGTTCTGGCTGGGGCATGGGAATGTCTTTCGGTTGGGGTAACTCTTGGGGCTGGGGAGGCTACAATCCTTATTGGGGAATGGGCTGGAATAATTACTGGGGATACAACCCTTACTGGGGCGGTTACTACGGAATTCCTTATTGGGGATACAATTCATATTGGGGTGGCTATAACAGACTTCCTTACGCAAGAAGCGGAGCAAATGGAAGATTCGGTACTTCTGGATCAGGATCTTACAGAACGAATAATTCTGCTTTAAAAGGTAATTATAATAACGGTTCTGGTTTCAGAAATAATAATTCCGGAATGAGAGCCGGATCGTACAGATCTTCAAATATGAATAATAATGGAGGGTACAGAAGTAACAACGGAGGCTACCGTAATCCGAATAATGGGATGAGACCTAATATGAATAACGGGGTAAGACCTACAAGACCAAATTATAACTACAATCAACAACAATCTCAACCAAGATACAGAAATGAAAGTACCAGACCAAGTGATAATGGAGGTTTCAGATCAGGAGGTTTTAATTCTGGAAGTAGCGGTGGCGGCTTCAGAGGTGGCTCTTCAGGTGGTGGAGGTGGTATGAGATCAGGCGGCGGAGGCGGCGGTTTCAGATCTGGTGGTAGATAA
- a CDS encoding Nramp family divalent metal transporter: MKNAWRKDKTSHSLPEVFSSISIPKKSGFWRKYLAFAGPGLMVAVGYMDPGNWATDIAGGSQFGYTLLSVILISNIFAMVLQHLSVKLGVVAERDLAQACRDHFKPTTNFILWIFCEIAIAACDLAEVIGSAIALNLLFGIPLTWGIVITTIDVLIILLLQAKGFRWIESIVAGLMFIILVCFGYEIIISKPEINAILGGLIPQKEIITNPAMLYIGIGILGATVMPHNLYLHSSIVQTRDYTRDREGKKEAIKYATLDSTVSLLLAFFINAAILILAAATFHTTGNEHIADIHDAYKMLTPILGASMASIAFAIALLASGQNSTLTGTLAGQIVMEGFLNIRLKPWLRRLITRLIAVIPALIVAIIYGEQGTTDLLVLSQVILSMQLSFAVVPLVIFTNDKAKMGEFVNKPFLKICVWIISIVIIILNLYLLYQTFFGE; this comes from the coding sequence ATGAAAAACGCTTGGCGAAAAGATAAAACATCTCACTCATTACCAGAGGTATTCTCTTCAATATCCATTCCTAAAAAATCAGGTTTTTGGAGGAAATATCTTGCCTTTGCAGGTCCGGGATTAATGGTTGCAGTAGGTTATATGGATCCCGGAAACTGGGCAACCGATATTGCCGGTGGATCACAATTTGGCTACACTCTACTTTCTGTAATTCTTATTTCAAATATATTTGCAATGGTTTTGCAGCATTTATCTGTAAAACTAGGCGTTGTAGCAGAGAGAGATTTAGCGCAGGCTTGTAGAGATCATTTCAAACCGACTACGAACTTTATACTTTGGATATTTTGTGAAATTGCCATCGCAGCCTGTGATTTGGCTGAAGTTATTGGTTCGGCAATTGCTTTAAACCTGCTTTTTGGAATCCCGTTGACTTGGGGAATTGTGATTACAACGATTGATGTATTAATTATTTTACTTCTTCAGGCAAAAGGCTTCCGCTGGATAGAAAGTATTGTCGCAGGATTAATGTTTATTATTTTAGTTTGTTTTGGATATGAAATTATTATTTCTAAACCCGAAATCAATGCTATTTTAGGAGGATTAATTCCGCAAAAAGAAATCATTACCAATCCCGCAATGCTATACATTGGAATAGGAATTCTGGGTGCAACCGTAATGCCTCACAATCTATATCTTCACAGCAGTATTGTACAAACCCGCGATTATACCAGAGACCGAGAAGGGAAAAAAGAAGCCATAAAATATGCGACTTTAGACAGTACAGTTTCTTTGTTATTGGCATTTTTCATTAATGCAGCAATTTTAATTTTAGCTGCTGCGACTTTCCATACCACAGGAAACGAACACATTGCCGATATTCATGATGCTTATAAAATGTTGACGCCTATTTTGGGAGCTTCTATGGCGAGTATCGCCTTTGCAATTGCTCTTTTAGCTTCCGGACAAAACTCTACTTTAACGGGAACTCTTGCCGGACAAATTGTAATGGAGGGATTCCTAAATATCAGACTAAAACCGTGGTTAAGAAGATTAATAACCCGATTGATTGCAGTAATTCCTGCATTAATTGTGGCCATTATCTATGGAGAACAGGGAACGACAGATCTTTTGGTTTTAAGTCAGGTTATCTTGTCGATGCAGCTGAGTTTTGCGGTAGTTCCTTTGGTAATTTTCACCAATGATAAAGCAAAAATGGGCGAATTTGTCAACAAACCATTCTTAAAAATTTGCGTCTGGATTATTTCTATCGTCATCATTATTCTTAATCTTTACCTTCTCTATCAAACATTTTTCGGGGAATAA
- the proS gene encoding proline--tRNA ligase codes for MAKLTSRSEDYSKWYNELVVKADLAENSGVRGSMVIKPYGYAIWEKMRDEMDKKFKETGHVNAYFPLFVPKSLFEAEEKNAEGFAKECAVVTHYRLKNDPDNPGKLIVDPEAKLEEELIVRPTSEAIIWNTYKGWIQSYRDLPILINQWANVVRWEMRTRLFLRTSEFLWQEGHTAHATKDEAVEEAEKMNKVYADFAENFMAMPVVQGLKTPSERFAGADETYCIEALMQDGKALQAGTSHFLGQNFAKAFDVKFTNKEGKIEHAWATSWGTSTRLMGALIMTHSDDFGLVLPPTLAPIQVVIVPIFKGEEQLNQISEVALEIQNKLKLKGISVKFDNDTQNKPGWKFAEYELKGVPLRIAMGPRDLENKSVEIARRDNLTKETRPLEGLDSYIEDLLKTIQKDMYTKAFEFRKDNITKVDSYDEFKKVLEEKPGFIYAHWDGTAEEEEQIKEETKATIRCIPMDDDIEEGVSLLSGKPSKRRVLFAKAY; via the coding sequence ATGGCAAAATTAACTTCAAGAAGCGAAGATTACAGCAAATGGTATAATGAATTGGTTGTGAAAGCTGATTTGGCAGAAAACTCAGGCGTAAGAGGCTCTATGGTTATAAAACCATACGGATATGCAATCTGGGAAAAAATGCGTGACGAGATGGACAAAAAGTTCAAAGAAACAGGTCACGTTAATGCTTACTTCCCCCTATTTGTGCCCAAAAGCCTGTTTGAAGCTGAAGAAAAAAACGCTGAAGGTTTTGCCAAAGAGTGTGCAGTTGTAACTCATTACAGACTAAAAAATGACCCAGATAATCCCGGAAAACTAATTGTTGATCCGGAAGCCAAATTAGAAGAAGAACTTATTGTAAGACCAACTTCTGAAGCAATCATCTGGAATACTTATAAAGGCTGGATTCAGTCATACAGAGATTTACCAATTCTTATCAATCAGTGGGCAAATGTTGTACGTTGGGAAATGAGAACCCGTTTATTTTTAAGAACTTCAGAATTTTTGTGGCAAGAAGGTCATACCGCTCATGCTACGAAAGATGAAGCAGTAGAAGAAGCCGAAAAAATGAATAAAGTATATGCAGATTTTGCAGAAAACTTTATGGCAATGCCGGTTGTACAAGGTTTAAAAACACCTTCAGAGAGATTTGCAGGTGCTGATGAAACCTACTGTATAGAAGCATTAATGCAGGATGGAAAAGCTCTTCAGGCTGGAACATCTCACTTTCTTGGACAGAACTTTGCAAAGGCATTTGACGTAAAATTCACCAACAAAGAAGGTAAAATAGAACACGCTTGGGCAACTTCTTGGGGAACTTCTACACGTTTAATGGGTGCTTTGATTATGACGCACTCTGATGATTTCGGTTTAGTACTTCCTCCTACTTTAGCTCCGATTCAGGTGGTTATTGTTCCTATTTTCAAGGGAGAAGAGCAATTAAATCAAATCAGTGAGGTAGCATTGGAAATTCAGAATAAATTAAAACTGAAAGGAATTTCAGTAAAATTTGATAATGACACTCAAAACAAACCGGGATGGAAATTCGCTGAATATGAATTGAAAGGTGTTCCTTTAAGAATTGCAATGGGACCAAGAGATTTAGAAAACAAATCTGTAGAAATTGCAAGAAGAGATAATCTTACGAAAGAAACACGCCCATTGGAAGGTCTTGACTCTTATATCGAAGATTTGTTGAAGACCATTCAAAAGGATATGTACACTAAAGCTTTTGAATTTAGAAAAGACAATATCACGAAAGTAGATTCTTATGATGAATTTAAAAAAGTTTTAGAGGAAAAACCTGGATTTATCTATGCACATTGGGACGGAACTGCTGAAGAAGAAGAGCAGATCAAAGAAGAAACCAAAGCAACCATCAGATGTATTCCTATGGATGATGACATTGAAGAAGGAGTTTCCTTACTTTCAGGAAAACCATCAAAAAGAAGAGTTTTATTTGCGAAAGCTTACTAA
- a CDS encoding OmpA family protein: MSLNIIDLIKGQLGSALVSQAASQLGESEAGISKAVSGLLPVIVGGLANNSDNPSVLDSISNASSQGVLGNSLDTSSNNSMISGLLTSIFGDKLSGIINTIATYAGISNNSSSSLLNLVTGATVGSVGKYAAENNLDKSGISSLLNDQKGVVSTLLPAGLSLASLNVGDWAKGYKFDNDKDAIAPTPHEEPKVEVTRSTAENGTFPNNPTPSEGGSIWKWLLPLLLLIAAGYFLWKQCEKKETTTTTNVSGDSLNTVNDTMSTQSGDTTAMTPTKVDEDIDLNGTALKGYRGGLEDQMITFLKSDGYKNAANDDALKNKWYDFDHVNFTIGSSNTLEAGSEGQLQNLVAILKAYPDAKIKIGGYTDKTGDEANNKKLSAERANFIKDWLGKQGVGTQVIAADGYGSEFAKVDASASNEERAVDRKMSVRFAK, from the coding sequence ATGTCATTAAACATCATTGATCTCATCAAAGGGCAGCTAGGTTCTGCACTTGTTTCTCAGGCTGCATCGCAACTTGGAGAAAGTGAAGCCGGAATTTCGAAAGCCGTTTCTGGTTTACTTCCGGTCATTGTAGGCGGATTAGCCAACAATTCTGATAATCCTTCTGTATTGGATTCTATTTCTAATGCTTCTTCGCAAGGTGTTTTGGGGAATTCATTAGATACATCATCTAACAATTCTATGATTTCGGGATTACTAACATCAATTTTTGGTGATAAACTCAGCGGAATTATCAATACCATTGCTACATACGCAGGAATTAGCAACAATTCTTCGTCTTCGTTATTAAACTTAGTAACGGGAGCAACGGTAGGCTCTGTAGGAAAATATGCTGCAGAAAATAATCTTGATAAATCCGGAATTTCATCATTATTAAATGATCAGAAAGGAGTCGTCTCTACACTTTTACCAGCCGGACTTTCATTAGCATCATTAAATGTGGGTGACTGGGCAAAAGGCTATAAGTTTGATAACGACAAAGACGCTATCGCACCGACTCCACACGAAGAACCAAAAGTAGAAGTTACAAGAAGTACAGCAGAAAACGGTACTTTCCCAAACAACCCTACTCCTTCTGAAGGCGGATCTATCTGGAAATGGCTTCTTCCATTATTACTTTTAATTGCAGCAGGATATTTTTTATGGAAACAATGTGAGAAAAAAGAAACCACTACTACAACAAACGTTTCAGGAGACAGTTTAAATACTGTAAATGATACTATGTCGACACAAAGTGGCGATACAACCGCAATGACCCCAACCAAAGTTGATGAAGATATCGATTTAAATGGAACGGCATTGAAAGGATACAGAGGAGGATTGGAAGATCAAATGATTACTTTTCTAAAATCTGATGGCTACAAAAATGCGGCAAATGATGATGCCTTAAAAAACAAATGGTACGATTTTGACCATGTAAACTTCACAATTGGAAGTTCAAATACTTTAGAAGCCGGTTCTGAAGGACAGTTACAAAATCTGGTAGCGATTTTAAAAGCATATCCCGATGCAAAAATAAAAATCGGTGGATATACAGATAAAACCGGTGATGAGGCTAACAACAAAAAACTTTCTGCAGAGAGAGCTAATTTCATTAAAGATTGGTTAGGAAAACAAGGTGTAGGAACACAGGTTATTGCTGCTGACGGATACGGAAGTGAGTTCGCAAAAGTTGATGCTTCAGCTTCTAATGAAGAAAGAGCTGTCGACAGAAAAATGTCAGTAAGATTCGCAAAATAG